ACCTTCTTGACGAGGTGGTGATCGACGAACGGGCCCTTCTTGAGTGAACGTGCCATGGTCGATTAGCCCCTACGATCGCGGACGATGAATTGTTCGGTGCGCTTGTTATGGCGCGTCTTGTAACCCTTGGTCGGGACACCCCACGGGGTGACCGGATGCGGATTACCCTGACCGGCCTTCGCCTCACCACCACCGTGCGGATGGTCAACCGGGTTCATGGCCGCACCGCGAACGGTCGGACGCACGCCGCGCCAGCGCTTGGCGCCCGCCTTGCCCAGCTTCTCGAGGTTGTGCTCGTCGTTGCCGACTTCGCCGATGGTGGCGCGGCACTCGGACGGCACCTTGCGCATTTCGCCGGAGCGCAGACGCAGGGTGGCGTAGATGCCTTCGCGCGCGACCAGCTGCACCGCGGCGCCGGCGGCACGCGCGATCTGCGCGCCCTTGCCAGGCTTCAGCTCGATCCCGTGGACGGTGGTACCGACCGGGATGTTGCGCAGCGGCAGGGTGTTGCCGGTCTTGATCGGGGCATCCGAACCTGCGATCACCTGGTCGCCGGCCTTCAGGCCCTTCGGCGCGATGATGTAGCGGCGCTCGCCGTCGGCGTAGCACAGCAGGGCGATATGGGCGGTGCGGTTGGGATCGTATTCGATCCGCTCCACGCGCGCCGGGATACCTTCCTTGTTGCGCTTGAAGTCGATGACGCGGTAGTGCTGCTTGTGGCCACCGCCGACGTGGCGGGTGGTGATGCGGCCGTGGTGGTTACGACCACCGGACTTGCTCTGCTTTTCCACCAGTGCAGCGTGCGGGGCGCCCTTGTGCAGATCGGGCGTGACCACGCGCACGGCCGAACGACGGCCTGCGGAGGTGGGCTTGAATTTCATCAATGGCATGGGATGTACCTCAGGCCTTGGCCGTTACGTCGATGGACTGGCCTTCGGCCAGACGCACGTACGCCTTGCGCCAATCGCCGCGACGACCGCTGCGCGAACGGAAGGACTTGTTCTTGCCCTTGACGTTCAACACGTTGACCGACTCGACCTTGACGTCGAACAGCTGCTCGACCGCGGCCTTGACATCGGCCTTGGTGGCTTCGTTCGAAATCTCGAAGACGTACTGATTGGAGAGTTCCTGCAGGCGCGCGGTCTTTTCGGAGACACGCGGAGCGCGCAGCACGCTGAAGATTTTTTCGTTGCTGCTCATGCCAGCCACTCCTCGACCTTCTTGACCGCATCGGCGGTGATCACGACCGTGTCGGCCCCGACCAGCGACACCGGATCCAGGCCCTGCACGTCGCGCACTTCCACGTAGGGAAGATTGCGGGCGGACAGGTACAGATGCTCGGACGCTTCTTCGGTCACGATCAGCGGGCGCTTGCCCACTTCCAGACCCTTCAGCTTCTCGACCAGGCCCTTGGTCTTGCTGGCCTCGACGTCGAACGCGTCGACGACCATCAGGCGGCCCTGGCGGTTCAGTTCCGAGAGGATCGCGCAGATGGCCGCGCGGTACATCTTGCGGTTGACCTTCTGCTCGAAGCTGCGCGGCTTGGCCGCGAAGGTCACGCCACCGCCGACGAAGATCGGAGCGGTCAGCGCGCCGTGGCGAGCGCCACCGCCCTTCTGCTTCTTCGACTTCTTGGTGGTGCCGTTGACTTCCGAACGCGTCTTCTGCGCCTTGGTGCCGGCGCGGCCGGCGTTGCGATAGGCGACGACGACCTGGTGGACCAGATCCTCGCTGAAATCGCGGCCGAACACGGCGTCGGAGACCGAGACCTTGTTGTTGCTACCCGTGATAACGAGTTCCATCGTCATCTCTCCTTATGCCTTGCTAGCCGGACGCACGATCACGTCGCCACCGGCAGCGCCAGGCACAGCGCCGCGAATGGCGATCAGGCCACGCTCGACGTCGACCTTGACCACTTCCAGATTCTGCGTGCTCTGCTGCACCGCGCCCATGTGGCCGGACATCTTCTTGCCCGGGAAAACGCGACCCGGGGTCTGGCGCTGACCCAGCGAACCCGGCGCGCGATGCGACAGCGAGTTACCGTGGGTGGCATCGCCCATGCGGAAGTTGTGCCGCTTGATGGTGCCCTGGAAGCCCTTACCCTTGGTGACGCCCTGCACGTCGACCTTCTGGCCGACGGCGAAGATGTCCGCCTTGATTTCGCCGCCGACGGCGAACTCGCCCAGCTGCGCGTCCTCGACGCGGAACTCCCACAGGCCGCGACCCGCTTCGACCTTCGCCTTGGCGAAATGGCCGGACGCCGGCTTGTTGACCAGCGCGGCGCGACGGGCGCCCACGGTGATCTGCACGGCGCTGTAGCCGTCGGCTTCGACGGTCTTGAGCTGGGTGATGCGGTTCGGGGTCGCTTCGATCAGGGTGACCGGGATGGAGCGGCCGTCTTCGGTGAAGACGCGGCTCATGCCGGCCTTGCGGCCCACGAAGCCCAACGAATACTTCTTCGTCATGGTCGTAGTCCTCAGGTCAACTTGATCTGGACATCGACGCCAGCCGCGAGTTCGAGCTTCATCAGCGCGTCCACGGTCTTGTCGTTGGGGTCGACGATGTCGAGCACGCGCTTGTGCGTGCGGGTCTCGTACTGGTCACGCGCGTCCTTGTCGACGTGCGGGGAAACGAGAATGGTGTAGCGTTCGATCTTGGTCGGCAGCGGGATCGGGCCACGCACTTGCGCGCCGGTCCGCTTGGCCGTCTCGACGATCTCGCTGGCCGAACGGTCGATCAAACGATGATCGAACGCCTTCAGCCGAATCCGGATCTTTTGGTCCGCCATGACGGTGGGTTCCTTCGTTAAAAGAGCGACGGGCAAGGCCTCTGGGATACCTGCCCCGGTTGTTTCCTGATGTCGTACCGCAGAGCATCCGGCTCGGCGGGGGCATTCCTCCGCCCCAAAAACTGGGGCAGACCAGTCGACCCGGCCTGCCCAGACGGAAAAGCATAATGCGCAGCTAGAGCAGCGTCAACAACCCGGGGCTGTTGAGTGCTCCATGCGACGCGACCTTCCCGGTCCTGCGAACACGAGCGGCGTCCTGCCTCTCTTTTCGCTGTCTTACCGGCGCCCTACCCAGGAACGCCGAGCTGCGCATTATAGCGACGACTTCACGCCTCCGCAACACCGCGGCGGAGCAAATCGCAAGAATTTTGCATAGCCCGAAACGACGAAGGGCCGGCATGCGCCGACCCTTCGCGATGCCGGCGACCGCAGTCGCTGGCGATGTCACCGGCGGCCTGCGCCGCCAGAGGGCATTACTTGATGATCTTGGCCACCACGCCGGCGCCGACGGTGCGGCCGCCTTCGCGGATCGCGAAGCGCAGACCTTCGTCCATCGCCACCGGGTTGATCAGCGTCACCACCATCTTGACGTTGTCGCCCGGCATCACCATTTCCACGCCTTCCGGCAGCTGCACCGCACCGGTGATGTCGGTGGTGCGGAAGTAGAACTGCGGACGGTAACCCTTGAAGAACGGGGTGTGACGGCCGCCCTCGTCCTTCGACAGCACGTACACCTCGGCTTCGAACTCGGTGTGCGGCTTGATCGAACCCGGCTTGCACAGCACCTGGCCGCGCTCCACGTCGTCACGCTTGGTGCCGCGCAGCAGCAGGCCCGCGTTGTCGCCCGCCTGGCCCTGGTCCAGCAGCTTGCGGAACATTTCCACGCCGGTCACGGTGGTCTTCTGCGTGGCACGGATGCCGACGATTTCGATTTCGTCGCCCACCTTGATGATGCCGCGCTCGATACGGCCGGTCACCACGGTGCCGCGGCCCGAGATCGAGAACACGTCTTCCACCGGCATCAGGAACGGCTTGTCCACGTCGCGCTGCGGCTCCGGGATGAACGAGTCCAGCGCGTCCACCAGCTTCAGGATCGCCGGCACGCCGATCTCGCTCTGGTCGCCTTCCAGCGCCAGACGGGCCGAACCGTGGATGATCGGGGTGTCGTCGCCCGGGAAGTCGTACTTGCTCAGCAGCTCGCGCACTTCCATCTCGACCAGCTCGAGCAGCTCGGCGTCGTCGACCATGTCGGCCTTGTTCAGGAACACCACGATGTGCGGCACGCCGACCTGGCGCGACAGCAGGATGTGCTCGCGGGTCTGCGGCATCGGGCCGTCAGCGGCCGAGCACACCAGGATCGCGCCATCCATCTGCGCCGCACCGGTGATCATGTTCTTGACGTAGTCCGCGTGACCCGGGCAATCCACGTGCGCGTAGTGGCGCGTCGGGGATTCGTATTCCACGTGGGCGGTCGAGATCGTGATGCCGCGCGCCTTCTCTTCCGGCGCCGCGTCGATCGCGTCGTACGCCTTGAACTCGCCGCCGAAGCGCTCTGCGCCGATCTTGGTCAGCGCCGCGGTCAGCGTGGTCTTGCCGTGGTCGACGTGACCGATGGTGCCGACGTTGACGTGCGGCTTGGTGCGCTCGAACTTACCCTTTGCCATGTCTTCTCTACCTCGTGATTCGTATTGGGGAACGAGCGAGCGGGATGCGGCGCGGACGGAGTCCGCGGCACGCATCCCGTCGCTCTAATCTCAGTTCTTCTTGATGACCGAGTCGGCGATGTTGGCCGGCGCTTCGGCGTAGTGGTCGAACTCCATCGAGAAGGTGGCGCGACCCTGCGACATCGAGCGCAGCGTGGTGGCGTAGCCGAACATTTCGCCCAGCGGCACCATCGCGTTGATCACCTTGCCCGACGGGCTGTCGTCCTGGCCCTGCAGGATGCCGCGACGACGGCTCACGTCGCCCATCACGTCGCCCAGGTAATCCTCCGGGGTGACGATCTCGACCTTCATGATCGGCTCCAGCAGCACCGGGTTGGCCTTGTTGAAGCCTTCCTTGAAGCCCATCGAGCCGGCGATCTTGAACGCCATTTCCGACGAGTCGACGTCGTGGTACGAACCGTCGATCAGGCGCACCTTGACGTCCACGATCGGGTAGCCGGCCATCACGCCGTTGGCCACCGCTTCCTGGATGCCCTTGTCCACCGCCGGGATGTATTCCTTCGGCACCACGCCGCCGACGATCGCGTTCTCGAAGGTGTAGCCCTGGCCGCGTTCCTGCGGCTCGATCTCGAGCACGACGTGGCCGTACTGGCCCTTACCGCCGGACTGACGCACGAACTTGCCTTCCTGCTTGACCGCCTTGCGGATGGTCTCGCGGTAGGCCACCTGCGGCTTGCCGACGTTGGCTTCGACGTTGAACTCGCGCTTCATGCGGTCGACGATGATTTCCAGGTGCAGCTCGCCCATGCCGCGGATGATGGTCTGGCCGGACTCTTCGTCGGTGTTGACGCGGAACGAGGGATCTTCCTGCGCCAGACGGCTCAGCGCGATGCCCATCTTTTCCTGGTCGGACTTGGTCTTCGGCTCGACCGCCATCGAGATCACCGGCTCCGGGAACACCATGCGCTCCAGGGTGATGATGTGGTCCTGCGCGCACAGCGTGTCGCCGGTGGTGACGTCCTTCAGGCCCACCGCCGCGGCGATGTCGCCCGCGCGCACTTCCTTGATCTCTTCGCGGTTGTTGGAGTGCATCTGCAGGATGCGGCCCACGCGCTCCTTCTTCGACTTGACCGGGTTGTACACCTGGTCGCCGGAGTTCAGCGTGCCCGAGTAGACGCGGAAGAAGGTCAGCGAGCCGACGAACGGGTCGGTCATGATCTTGAACGCCAGCGCCGAGAACGGGGCGTTGTCGGTGGCCGGACGGCTGTCTTCCTTCTCGTCCTCGTCGATGCCCTTGACCGGCGGACGGTCGCTGGGCGACGGCAGCAGCTGGATCACGCCGTCGAGCATGGCCTGCACGCCCTTGTTCTTGAACGCGGTACCGCAGTACACCGGCACCACTTCCACCTTCAGGGTGCGCTCGCGCAAACCGCCCAGGATCTCGGCCTCGGACAGGTCGCCCTCGTTGAGGTACTTGTCCATCAGGTCTTCGTTGGCTTCGGCCGCGGCCTCGACCATGAACGCGCGCGCCTCGGTGGCCTTGTCGACCAGGTGCGCGGGGATGTCACGGTATTCGAACACGGTGCCCTGCGAGGCGGTATCCCAGTGGATCGCCTTCATCTTGACCAGGTCGACCACGCCCTCGAAACCGTCTTCGGCGCCGATCGGCACCTGCATCGGCACCGGGTAGGCACCCAGGCGGGCCTTCAGCTGCTCGACGACCTTGTCGAAGTTGGCGCCGGTGCGGTCCATCTTGTTGACGAACGCCAGACGCGGCACCGCGTACTTGTTGGCCTGACGCCACACGGTCTCGGACTGCGGCTGCACGCCGCCGACCGCGCACAGCACGAACACCGCGCCGTCGAGCACGCGCAGCGAGCGCTCGACTTCGATGGTGAAGTCCACGTGCCCGGGGGTGTCGATGATGTTGAAGCGGTGCTGCGGCATGGACTTGTCCATGCCGGTCCAGAACGCGGTGGTGGCCGCGGAGGTGATCGTGATGCCACGCTCCTGCTCCTGCTCCATCCAGTCCATCGTCGCGGCACCGTCATGCACCTCGCCGATCTTGTGGCTGACGCCGGTGTAGAACAGGATGCGTTCGGAGGTGGTGGTCTTGCCGGCATCGATGTGAGCCATGATGCCGAAGTTGCGGTAACGCTCGATGGGAGTGGTACGGGCCACAGGGAGCCTCTCAAATTTCTTGGATTTCGGATGGCCGAACGCCGCCTTGCGGCGGCCTTCGGATTTGTGCCACGCGCAACGGCGCGGCTAGCGGCACTCAGATGGTGCCAGCGGGCCC
This genomic stretch from Xanthomonas sacchari harbors:
- the fusA gene encoding elongation factor G, whose amino-acid sequence is MARTTPIERYRNFGIMAHIDAGKTTTSERILFYTGVSHKIGEVHDGAATMDWMEQEQERGITITSAATTAFWTGMDKSMPQHRFNIIDTPGHVDFTIEVERSLRVLDGAVFVLCAVGGVQPQSETVWRQANKYAVPRLAFVNKMDRTGANFDKVVEQLKARLGAYPVPMQVPIGAEDGFEGVVDLVKMKAIHWDTASQGTVFEYRDIPAHLVDKATEARAFMVEAAAEANEDLMDKYLNEGDLSEAEILGGLRERTLKVEVVPVYCGTAFKNKGVQAMLDGVIQLLPSPSDRPPVKGIDEDEKEDSRPATDNAPFSALAFKIMTDPFVGSLTFFRVYSGTLNSGDQVYNPVKSKKERVGRILQMHSNNREEIKEVRAGDIAAAVGLKDVTTGDTLCAQDHIITLERMVFPEPVISMAVEPKTKSDQEKMGIALSRLAQEDPSFRVNTDEESGQTIIRGMGELHLEIIVDRMKREFNVEANVGKPQVAYRETIRKAVKQEGKFVRQSGGKGQYGHVVLEIEPQERGQGYTFENAIVGGVVPKEYIPAVDKGIQEAVANGVMAGYPIVDVKVRLIDGSYHDVDSSEMAFKIAGSMGFKEGFNKANPVLLEPIMKVEIVTPEDYLGDVMGDVSRRRGILQGQDDSPSGKVINAMVPLGEMFGYATTLRSMSQGRATFSMEFDHYAEAPANIADSVIKKN
- the rplC gene encoding 50S ribosomal protein L3 — translated: MTKKYSLGFVGRKAGMSRVFTEDGRSIPVTLIEATPNRITQLKTVEADGYSAVQITVGARRAALVNKPASGHFAKAKVEAGRGLWEFRVEDAQLGEFAVGGEIKADIFAVGQKVDVQGVTKGKGFQGTIKRHNFRMGDATHGNSLSHRAPGSLGQRQTPGRVFPGKKMSGHMGAVQQSTQNLEVVKVDVERGLIAIRGAVPGAAGGDVIVRPASKA
- the rplB gene encoding 50S ribosomal protein L2; the protein is MPLMKFKPTSAGRRSAVRVVTPDLHKGAPHAALVEKQSKSGGRNHHGRITTRHVGGGHKQHYRVIDFKRNKEGIPARVERIEYDPNRTAHIALLCYADGERRYIIAPKGLKAGDQVIAGSDAPIKTGNTLPLRNIPVGTTVHGIELKPGKGAQIARAAGAAVQLVAREGIYATLRLRSGEMRKVPSECRATIGEVGNDEHNLEKLGKAGAKRWRGVRPTVRGAAMNPVDHPHGGGEAKAGQGNPHPVTPWGVPTKGYKTRHNKRTEQFIVRDRRG
- the rpsJ gene encoding 30S ribosomal protein S10, with product MADQKIRIRLKAFDHRLIDRSASEIVETAKRTGAQVRGPIPLPTKIERYTILVSPHVDKDARDQYETRTHKRVLDIVDPNDKTVDALMKLELAAGVDVQIKLT
- the tuf gene encoding elongation factor Tu is translated as MAKGKFERTKPHVNVGTIGHVDHGKTTLTAALTKIGAERFGGEFKAYDAIDAAPEEKARGITISTAHVEYESPTRHYAHVDCPGHADYVKNMITGAAQMDGAILVCSAADGPMPQTREHILLSRQVGVPHIVVFLNKADMVDDAELLELVEMEVRELLSKYDFPGDDTPIIHGSARLALEGDQSEIGVPAILKLVDALDSFIPEPQRDVDKPFLMPVEDVFSISGRGTVVTGRIERGIIKVGDEIEIVGIRATQKTTVTGVEMFRKLLDQGQAGDNAGLLLRGTKRDDVERGQVLCKPGSIKPHTEFEAEVYVLSKDEGGRHTPFFKGYRPQFYFRTTDITGAVQLPEGVEMVMPGDNVKMVVTLINPVAMDEGLRFAIREGGRTVGAGVVAKIIK
- the rplD gene encoding 50S ribosomal protein L4 produces the protein MELVITGSNNKVSVSDAVFGRDFSEDLVHQVVVAYRNAGRAGTKAQKTRSEVNGTTKKSKKQKGGGARHGALTAPIFVGGGVTFAAKPRSFEQKVNRKMYRAAICAILSELNRQGRLMVVDAFDVEASKTKGLVEKLKGLEVGKRPLIVTEEASEHLYLSARNLPYVEVRDVQGLDPVSLVGADTVVITADAVKKVEEWLA
- the rplW gene encoding 50S ribosomal protein L23, translated to MSSNEKIFSVLRAPRVSEKTARLQELSNQYVFEISNEATKADVKAAVEQLFDVKVESVNVLNVKGKNKSFRSRSGRRGDWRKAYVRLAEGQSIDVTAKA